The Scleropages formosus chromosome 3, fSclFor1.1, whole genome shotgun sequence genome contains the following window.
TCCTCTGTCTGGCTACTCATTCCCTTCGAAAGAGGCACCCCCACTGCCTCCTCATGACATGGAGCCCACATCAAGCTTCCGTCCTCAACAGATGGGAGGAGCACCCAGGGAGAGAGGTCTGGGCACTGATAAGGACTACCGCCTCCAAACCCCCATTCCACCgcctcctcccccaccaccgCCTCCCTTACCACCAGCTTCGGTCATTGCAGCTGCAGTTGCTGAGACTTACAGTGCAGCAGACTATGACCAGGAGAGTCCACCCCCTGAGGATAAATGGGCTAAGGTTAAGCGCAGGCCCAGGACCCCTCCACTTCCTCCCCAGACATCCCTCTCGTCAAAGCACTTTCCCTCCTCACCAGTCCATCCCTCGAtcacctcttcctcttcctccccttcctcctcctccctccctcttcacTCCTCTCGCTCCCCCCCACTCTCTTGCTTGGAGCGCAACTCCTCGTCCCCTGAACCAGATTCCACCAATGAGAGCTTGCCGTTCGTCTACCACAGCAGCAGCCTAGACTCACGCATTGAGATGCTTTTGAAGGAACAGAAGGCCAAATTCTCCTTCCTTGCATccgatgaggaggaagaggaagagaaggatGAGAAGTCACGGGTGGAGGAGAGTGATAGTGGAGTGCCGCTGGGTGATGGAGAAGGTCTGGGCTGCAAAGGTGAGcctagagagagagaaagtgagcgagacagacagaggaggagggaaggagacTGGGAGGTGGGAGACACGGAGGAAGGCAAAACTAAGTGGAAAGGGGAGCATGAGAGGGAGTGTGAAGGCCTCAGGAGGAAGTCCAGGAAAGAAGGGGGAGGAGATGTGAGGAGAAGCCCAACAGCAGGGGCAGCTGTGACTCCATCCTTAACCTCTTCAGCCCGAACACCTCCTCTAGAGGCAGAGCAAGCCCACCTGGGCCGAGCTGCCACAGACCAGGAGGAGGTTCACGCTTCCAGTCCAGCCGACCCCCGCAAGAGGCTCGGCGCACACACCCCTCCGACTTACAATGGACAGGGTCAGGTGAGAGCACTGTCACTGTTTCTTATGTGTTGCGCTCTTTCTCAGGAGTGACCTCAACTAACAAGAGGGAAACTGCCAAAAGGGCAATTACTTGACAGTTGGTGTGTCACTATGTCCAGTGTTGCTCTCGAGTCATTAAAGTCTTTCCCCTTACCTGATGTAGAACTCCCCCCGTTCGTCCGGCGAGGACATGGAGATATCAGATGAAGATGAATGTGCCACCTCCGCTGGCACCACGCACCACAGTGGcctgccttcctcctcctcctctccagtcCCGTCGTCTCAGTCTGCCCCACCATCCCAGACCCCTGATCCTGCTTCCTCACCCCCTGCCCGGTCTGACTCTGCACAGCACTTTGGCGCCGTCCTCCCACCACCCCCCATGCCATCATACCCACCCCACCTGCCCCCACCGCCACCTCATGGGTTCTCCTTAcagcctccccctcctcctggtATCCCGCCACCTCTCCCTCACATGGAGCTGCACCCAGAGTATCCCCCTCCCATCCCTCACCACATGTACGACTACACCAGCTCTGTGGAGCTCATGAACCAGTACAGCGGCGGGGCCCCCATGTCCTTTCAGATGCAGACGCAGATGCTGAGCCGGCTGTATCAGATGCGCATGGCCTCCAGCAATGGGACAGCTACCCCTGGTGACCCTTCTCAGTCGGACtaccctccctccttccctcatGACATGTCCCACCTGCACTCTCTCCCTCCTCCGCACCCGCACCACCCGTACCTGGACCAAGAAGGGGGCAGTGCTCACTTTGACCAGGATCACCGCTACATGCCTCCGCCTATCCCATACCCTTACCCTGACCCCCATGGTCCCCAGCTCCCACCTCCCCACCATCACGGGCTTCCTCCTCCCCACTCTTCATGGCCACACCATATAGCCCCTCCGCATTACCCGTCCTATCTCCACCCACCTCCCTATGGGCCGCTGTCCCCCTCTACCAGCTCGACCACATCCTCATATGGGGCCCAGtacggtggggtggggggctcacATTTGCCCGTGTTGGCCCAGCATCCCCATGAAGCCACAGTGCGCCTGGTGTTGGCTGCCCTCATTCAGGAGATGAGGAGCATCGTTCAGAGGGACCTGACACGCAAGATGGTGGAGAACATCGCCTTTGGCACTTTCGACGAGTGGTGGGAGCGCAAGGAGAGGAAGGCCAAGGTACGAGGTGTTTCCGTCACATGCCTGCATTGCAATACCCACCCTTTCCTTTAGTTAACTTGAATGGACTGCTACAACAGTGTGAAATCTGaatccaaagacacacaggagCATGCACTTTCAACAAAAGATTAATTTCAGGAGCAACTGTACACAGAAGACCCTCCCCCCCAGTTTGCCTGTTGCTCCTCTTAATTCTCTGTGGTTTTTTCCTGTCAGCCTTTTCAGACAGTGGTGCGCAGTGCATCAGTTGCTCGAGCAGAGGAGGAtaggaaggagaaggaggagaagcccAACAGCCGCCCTCGGGAACCCATGCTCTCCCTAGTGGACTGGGCCAAGAGTGGTGGCATGGAGGGCTTTTCTCTCCGCGGGGCACTCCGGTTGCCCTCTTTCAAGGTACTGCTTGATCTGCTTGGCAGGGTCACAAGTACATttccagtgttacctgctgaTGGTGCACTGATGGAAGTTTTGTCATCTGTTGGTTggaatgtgtaaatgtacaactgtTTCTTTTTGAACAAGAACCGTCTCTTTCTTCAGGTGAAGAGGAAGGAGCCCATGGAGCTCAAGGACACAGGGGAGATGAAGAGGACCCGTCCTTCAACTCCACCAGACGAGGAGGATGAGGGTGAGCGTTTCATCCTTTTTCTCTCATGCTCTTGTGCTTTCAAGACCAAACTATGAATCTGCAGGTGTTTAATAGATTGTACAACTAACAGAAATGCACCTTATTTCCCCACCATTTGCAGACTCGTACCAGGAAAAGGGTCCAGACACTATGGATGGACGTGGGGAAGGCAGGGATGCCAGATCAGAGAGAGATGTACAGAGGGCAAGAAAGCGGATAAAGAGGAAGAAGCCCTTCGACTTAGACAGCGAGGGAGAGGAGACCTCTGACGCCTCTTCCTCAGACAAGGTTTTCACGCGTCACTTCATTAGCATGTTTGCTTATGTTCTTCTTGCAGAAATCAGGTGACCCGAGACCTGTTTTTATTGTGGCAGATGTGTATGAGCATTCtgacatttgcattacatttacattacatcattTAACTAAccctttttctctaaagcgacttacagtgttaagctatttgccattctttacccatttatacagctgggtaattttactggagcaattaaggggaAGTACCTCAgctaagggtactacagcctgaggtggggatcgaacctgcaacctttagatccaaaggcggcagcagctctaaccattatagTACCAGATGCCCCTGACAGATAGcattagtattttatttatgttatgtaaatgttttctgttttattgcacACAAGACACAGTGAAAATACTGGCTGTTTAAGAAATCGCCTacaattttgttaattttttacaaaatgtacaattttttaaTCTAGATTCGGATAGATTAAAAATGGTCTTTAATCATGTTTTCAATACGATTTTAAATGGAGAATGAAAatctatttttcatttgcacGTTGACTACTGAAAAAGTGAATGTGTatacatatttctattttttataaaaaatttgTCATGGCAGCGCAAAGCAGACGTTTGAACATTTCACCAGTCAGTTTCCAGTTTCACCAGAATTAAGGCAGTATTTTTAGGTTTATTTGttagtgagttttttttttttatttttatttttataaaaatcagTCATTTAAGTGTCCATAAGCTTAACCAAAAAAGCTTATagaatatacaatatattactaatcgttttatttgcttttcatatTGCATGTGTCAGACCTTAAGTAAGGTCAGTAAGCCATTTAAATAAGTGAATGCTAAATATCTAATCAATTATTAATCCGAAATTCAACAGATTTAtactacatttacttttgttatttagctgatgtgtttctccaaagtgacttagcattaagctacttgcactgatttacccatttatacaccaaggtaatttttatgaagccttttagggcaagtaccttgcttaaggttAATACAGCCAAAGGTAGGGTTTTAACCTGGCTTCTCTGCTTAAAACACTACCTttatataattatgttttttatttaatttacataattaaaaGCTGCCTCTTTTTACCTCTCTGTGCCAACAGAGGGGCTATTTAGTTTATCTTTTAATGTAAAGAATACACAGTGCTCAGTGTGTATCAGTCTGGAGGATATAATGTGTTGTTGAGGCaagttcaacacacacacagtctttatATTCATTCACCGCGATCAAAACGCTTAATTACATCTAGTTTTACTCTAAGCGTAACACCCTTACAAGCTCTCTTAGGCTTTTCTGATACATCAGGACACATCTTGCTAAcagatgcacaaaataaatggaGATAAAGCACAGATGCTCACAGACACAGTTCAAAGCTATGGCGGCTTGATGCTGAAATGCTGAGTGTAGTTCCCGGGAAAGGAGTTTGGTGGCGCCACTTTCATTGCTCGGGGTGCTCACTGACTCTAGAACGGCTCTCTGAATCCTCTTTGGATTTCTTTCAGTTAGCGAAAACGGGTACTAACGTAGGTCTTTGTAAAAGCAAAGTGGCGTAAAAACGAACTTTCGAAAAGCAGGGAATACCTGTACTAGTAACTCGAATGGCTGTATCACCGTATACTGTATACAAAAATTGCCAGTAACAATGGGTAAGAACACGGTAGCCTTTCTTGTAATCCTAATGTCCATGTCCGCTTCTTTACGACCATGTCGGCATAATGTACTCCAGCTTGCAGCACATGTACATCTCAAAGTTTTTACAGTCGCAGCATTAATTTTACTTACTCTTCACGACTAAATTCTGTTCTTGCCCCTAGCTGCTGTCATTGAGAGTTGAGTAGTTGATCGCAAATAAGTGCCCTGTATTATTAAACACCTCCTTTGCATATGTCGATGCTCTTTAACACACAGAGCTTGCACTCATGTACCCAGATACTCTACTACTCCAACTGTGCTGTTATTGTCCTGACTATGTTGATGCTCTCTacaggaggatgatgatgatgatgaagacagCGATAAGGAGGACGAATCTGAAGGTAACTGTGCcagaaaatacatttctcaGTCCATGGGCTTTGCTGTCAGTGGCGCAAACCTTTTGTTAATCCtgcctttgttctttttctcagaCGAGGCTCTGAGtggtgacagtgatgatgagaGCATTTCCTCCTCGTCCTCGGAAAGCAgttcctcatcttcatcatcttcaaCCACCTCTTCCtctgatgaggaggaggatgacGAAGAAGAGGTTGCACAAGCTGGCGAGAGTGAGGGCATCGACACCATGGACGAGTCTACGATGGACAGTGCCGTGCTGGATGTGGAAAGAGATGATGAGAGGTGATGAGACTACTCCCTGTTGTGTTGACAAtgataattatttaatttcattgtctCTTAAtgatattttgtaaaattgaTGATGTCATCAAAACTTTTGCCATGAAACACATGAAAGCACGTACAAGGTATTTAGTTTTTGTGACTGATACTTAACATTTCTGTTGTGGATTCAGTGAACAGGATCATGTCAAGCAACTCGGCACCACAACCTTGGAAGACAGCAAAGTTTCTGATGTCAAAGCAGGTCAAGCTCAAGTTTATTAAAAACCTTTCTATTCAAAAGACAAGAGGATTGCTTACTTTGAGActcatatttatttgttgtggCATTTGCTGACTAGGTTGAGGAAGTATCGCTTGCTCAGTGATCTCTCTGCCTGCATTGCTCTTCCAGGAAtagcagaaacacagaagacTGGAACAGAAGACAAGCAGGCAGCCCAGACCTTCCTTGGCTCAGATCGCCCAccttcaccaccaccaccccctcgCCCTTCTTCTCCTATCATGCTCCTCCCTCCTCTCAAGAAGCGACGCAAGACAGTCTCCTTCTCTACAGAGGAATCAGATGGCAAAGCAGCACAGCCTTCCTCTCTTCTTGCAGCCCCTGCCTCACCTGTTCCTTGCCCTGCCCCCACGCagtccctcctcctttctcctgTGAAGGCCCAGCCACCAGATTCCATACTTACAGCCTCTTCCCCAAGTTCCACACCAGCCACTCCTCCTTCAGCGGTCAGTGCCAAACCCTCCCCTATGCTCCTCCCGTTTGCCTCCAAACCAGGAGAAGGCAGCACCCTCTCCACAGCACCCTCGCCAGGCTCTGTCCTCACTGTACCTCCACCTATCCGCTCACTTCGTCCCGACGAGCCTAAAAAGAGCACCGGCCCACCCACATCTCCACAGATGCCCCTGGCAAAGTCTCCACCAGCCTCCAAACGAGGGGTTCCCAAGGAGACTCTGCCAAAGGCTCCAGCTCTCCCAGCCCCTCTAGTTTGCCAGACTGTCCAGAACTTGCCCCCAGACCATGCATCCATGGTGAGGATGGCCTACGAGGAGCCTACCTCCCTTCCCCCcgtttcctctcctccaccgGCTCAGAGGGGACGTCCCAGGGGCCGTTCTCGGACCTCCAGCGTTTCAGCTGCAACCGCTCCTTTACACCCATGTCCACGGGAGGATGACAAGGATCAGGTGGACAGGGGATTGAAACAAAGGCTCAAGGAGCAGCTAGTCGCAACCCCCACAACATCAGCGCCTCCGCCTGACCTCTCCGTC
Protein-coding sequences here:
- the setd1a gene encoding histone-lysine N-methyltransferase SETD1A isoform X2, with the protein product MDPDSGLEAQRALSVPWKSYKLIQDPAIRRVSQKVYRYDGVHFNVPDSGFTPVGELRDPRPRRIWSKRTELTLPVPRFKLDEFYVGPIPLKEVTFARLNDNIREPFLAEMCAKFGEVEEMEILFHPKTRKHLGLARVIFTSTRGAKDTVKNLHNTSVMGTIVHAQLDIRGQQRMKYYDLIVSGTYTPQTVPTGGKALSEKFQAPAPASTHPDTSSDIRRRPSVDLMGSGVPPLTPGSTTPCSADTGFSEQRLDTPISSLGGPYTPGSSASSQGGGTPYTPRSGTPFSQDSGFGGRYGNLGYGGGNGSGMSSSYPPQDLLPSSSCSSSAVSSSSSGGSYMPSRFHEDLHPPPQEGPLFHRGRLPYPPPVSYRPNEPPPYPPYPSSAAAGQLQLHSPLPPPPPASQYETPALSERDRERERERDRDSGARYGGGISARRSSYHHHPQEANASSKLSSYHSHHHHHHHSERRDDRGYRSGSSGGSSGSRSGDHSHQRHRNHHHSHSRRRGSRDRDRERVRDRERDRDRDKDKESEYPNNSDLPLSGYSFPSKEAPPLPPHDMEPTSSFRPQQMGGAPRERGLGTDKDYRLQTPIPPPPPPPPPPLPPASVIAAAVAETYSAADYDQESPPPEDKWAKVKRRPRTPPLPPQTSLSSKHFPSSPVHPSITSSSSSPSSSSLPLHSSRSPPLSCLERNSSSPEPDSTNESLPFVYHSSSLDSRIEMLLKEQKAKFSFLASDEEEEEEKDEKSRVEESDSGVPLGDGEGLGCKGEPRERESERDRQRRREGDWEVGDTEEGKTKWKGEHERECEGLRRKSRKEGGGDVRRSPTAGAAVTPSLTSSARTPPLEAEQAHLGRAATDQEEVHASSPADPRKRLGAHTPPTYNGQGQNSPRSSGEDMEISDEDECATSAGTTHHSGLPSSSSSPVPSSQSAPPSQTPDPASSPPARSDSAQHFGAVLPPPPMPSYPPHLPPPPPHGFSLQPPPPPGIPPPLPHMELHPEYPPPIPHHMYDYTSSVELMNQYSGGAPMSFQMQTQMLSRLYQMRMASSNGTATPGDPSQSDYPPSFPHDMSHLHSLPPPHPHHPYLDQEGGSAHFDQDHRYMPPPIPYPYPDPHGPQLPPPHHHGLPPPHSSWPHHIAPPHYPSYLHPPPYGPLSPSTSSTTSSYGAQYGGVGGSHLPVLAQHPHEATVRLVLAALIQEMRSIVQRDLTRKMVENIAFGTFDEWWERKERKAKPFQTVVRSASVARAEEDRKEKEEKPNSRPREPMLSLVDWAKSGGMEGFSLRGALRLPSFKVKRKEPMELKDTGEMKRTRPSTPPDEEDEDSYQEKGPDTMDGRGEGRDARSERDVQRARKRIKRKKPFDLDSEGEETSDASSSDKEDDDDDEDSDKEDESEDEALSGDSDDESISSSSSESSSSSSSSSTTSSSDEEEDDEEEVAQAGESEGIDTMDESTMDSAVLDVERDDESEQDHVKQLGTTTLEDSKVSDVKAGIAETQKTGTEDKQAAQTFLGSDRPPSPPPPPRPSSPIMLLPPLKKRRKTVSFSTEESDGKAAQPSSLLAAPASPVPCPAPTQSLLLSPVKAQPPDSILTASSPSSTPATPPSAVSAKPSPMLLPFASKPGEGSTLSTAPSPGSVLTVPPPIRSLRPDEPKKSTGPPTSPQMPLAKSPPASKRGVPKETLPKAPALPAPLVCQTVQNLPPDHASMVRMAYEEPTSLPPVSSPPPAQRGRPRGRSRTSSVSAATAPLHPCPREDDKDQVDRGLKQRLKEQLVATPTTSAPPPDLSVLADVALKLEPETQDSEETETSDEAEEQKQSLGVESTSTETGTQSQALHLEGQFVWLEHNYSKPVMHTVTPPSPAQKKTKADIHPVILSPDISHHAISVVLEAPEEVIGEVQPATEDAVELHSPLGVGLLGECGDAKAAIIAVLPTAKQRGPAAREVDLVEEVAKGKSKGRKKRRRKEKEEQQKTKKQKEMELEEVDVEQLEAEALEESDESAEEDEEEEWRESEDVRKSERLLIQEAKARSKPKPQTPPKTFELRSEFEQMTILYDIWNSGLDMEDMQLLKMTYERLLQEEHSMDWLNDTHWVPHTITNIPNPRRKRKNLDEQLREHVTGCARSEGYYAISRKEKDIYLDLYPGSAQELDHDNLASNRVLSERRSEQRRLLSAIGTQAVMDSDLLKLNQLKFRKKKLRFGRSRIHEWGLFAMEPIAADEMVIEYVGQNIRQMVADNREKRYAQEGIGSSYLFRVDHDTIIDATKCGNLARFINHCCTPNCYAKVITIESQKKIVIYSKQPIGINEEITYDYKFPIEENKIPCLCGTENCRGTLN
- the setd1a gene encoding histone-lysine N-methyltransferase SETD1A isoform X1, encoding MDPDSGLEAQRALSVPWKSYKLIQDPAIRRVSQKVYRYDGVHFNVPDSGFTPVGELRDPRPRRIWSKRTELTLPVPRFKLDEFYVGPIPLKEVTFARLNDNIREPFLAEMCAKFGEVEEMEILFHPKTRKHLGLARVIFTSTRGAKDTVKNLHNTSVMGTIVHAQLDIRGQQRMKYYDLIVSGTYTPQTVPTGGKALSEKFQAPAPASTHPDTSSDIRRRPSVDLMGSGVPPLTPGSTTPCSADTGFSEQRLDTPISSLGGPYTPGSSASSQGGGTPYTPRSGTPFSQDSGFGGRYGNLGYGGGNGSGMSSSYPPQDLLPSSSCSSSAVSSSSSGGSYMPSRFHEDLHPPPQEGPLFHRGRLPYPPPVSYRPNEPPPYPPYPSSAAAGQLQLHSPLPPPPPASQYETPALSERDRERERERDRDSGARYGGGISARRSSYHHHPQEANASSKLSSYHSHHHHHHHSERRDDRGYRSGSSGGSSGSRSGDHSHQRHRNHHHSHSRRRGSRDRDRERVRDRERDRDRDKDKESEYPNNSDLPLSGYSFPSKEAPPLPPHDMEPTSSFRPQQMGGAPRERGLGTDKDYRLQTPIPPPPPPPPPPLPPASVIAAAVAETYSAADYDQESPPPEDKWAKVKRRPRTPPLPPQTSLSSKHFPSSPVHPSITSSSSSPSSSSLPLHSSRSPPLSCLERNSSSPEPDSTNESLPFVYHSSSLDSRIEMLLKEQKAKFSFLASDEEEEEEKDEKSRVEESDSGVPLGDGEGLGCKGEPRERESERDRQRRREGDWEVGDTEEGKTKWKGEHERECEGLRRKSRKEGGGDVRRSPTAGAAVTPSLTSSARTPPLEAEQAHLGRAATDQEEVHASSPADPRKRLGAHTPPTYNGQGQNSPRSSGEDMEISDEDECATSAGTTHHSGLPSSSSSPVPSSQSAPPSQTPDPASSPPARSDSAQHFGAVLPPPPMPSYPPHLPPPPPHGFSLQPPPPPGIPPPLPHMELHPEYPPPIPHHMYDYTSSVELMNQYSGGAPMSFQMQTQMLSRLYQMRMASSNGTATPGDPSQSDYPPSFPHDMSHLHSLPPPHPHHPYLDQEGGSAHFDQDHRYMPPPIPYPYPDPHGPQLPPPHHHGLPPPHSSWPHHIAPPHYPSYLHPPPYGPLSPSTSSTTSSYGAQYGGVGGSHLPVLAQHPHEATVRLVLAALIQEMRSIVQRDLTRKMVENIAFGTFDEWWERKERKAKPFQTVVRSASVARAEEDRKEKEEKPNSRPREPMLSLVDWAKSGGMEGFSLRGALRLPSFKVKRKEPMELKDTGEMKRTRPSTPPDEEDEDSYQEKGPDTMDGRGEGRDARSERDVQRARKRIKRKKPFDLDSEGEETSDASSSDKEDDDDDEDSDKEDESEDEALSGDSDDESISSSSSESSSSSSSSSTTSSSDEEEDDEEEVAQAGESEGIDTMDESTMDSAVLDVERDDESEQDHVKQLGTTTLEDSKVSDVKAGIAETQKTGTEDKQAAQTFLGSDRPPSPPPPPRPSSPIMLLPPLKKRRKTVSFSTEESDGKAAQPSSLLAAPASPVPCPAPTQSLLLSPVKAQPPDSILTASSPSSTPATPPSAVSAKPSPMLLPFASKPGEGSTLSTAPSPGSVLTVPPPIRSLRPDEPKKSTGPPTSPQMPLAKSPPASKRGVPKETLPKAPALPAPLVCQTVQNLPPDHASMVRMAYEEPTSLPPVSSPPPAQRGRPRGRSRTSSVSAATAPLHPCPREDDKDQVDRGLKQRLKEQLVATPTTSAPPPDLSVLADVALKLEPETQDSEETETSDEAEEQKQSLGVESTSTETGTQSQALHLEGQFVWLEHNYSKPVMHTVTPPSPAQKKTKADIHPVILSPDISHHAISVVLEAPEEVIGEVQPATEDAVELHSPLGVGLLGECGDAKAAIIAVLPTAKQRGPAAREVDLVEEVAKGKSKGRKKRRRKEKEEQQKTKKQKVRLSKKERKRKLEEMELEEVDVEQLEAEALEESDESAEEDEEEEWRESEDVRKSERLLIQEAKARSKPKPQTPPKTFELRSEFEQMTILYDIWNSGLDMEDMQLLKMTYERLLQEEHSMDWLNDTHWVPHTITNIPNPRRKRKNLDEQLREHVTGCARSEGYYAISRKEKDIYLDLYPGSAQELDHDNLASNRVLSERRSEQRRLLSAIGTQAVMDSDLLKLNQLKFRKKKLRFGRSRIHEWGLFAMEPIAADEMVIEYVGQNIRQMVADNREKRYAQEGIGSSYLFRVDHDTIIDATKCGNLARFINHCCTPNCYAKVITIESQKKIVIYSKQPIGINEEITYDYKFPIEENKIPCLCGTENCRGTLN